A part of Anolis carolinensis isolate JA03-04 unplaced genomic scaffold, rAnoCar3.1.pri scaffold_10, whole genome shotgun sequence genomic DNA contains:
- the luzp1 gene encoding leucine zipper protein 1, with the protein MADYSAYKETSNRHLRFKLQSLSRRLDELEEATKNLQKAEDELLELQDKVIQAEGSNSSMLADVETLRKRVLKIEGKDEEIRKAEELCQLMKEKLEEEESLTRELKSEIERLQKRMTELEKLEDAFGRSKNDCTQLCLSLNEEKNLTKKISTELEVLKAKVKELEQSEDRLDKTEQSLMSELEKLKSLAVVFVNERKHFTEKEKQNEKIIQELTQKLEQNNKLNRADQTRNTSNLLERSSNSILERNDLRIEVDLTTSALSSKETRRKGSLDYLKLMENETRNKSENQKNKNQEDNKVKDLNQEIEKLKTQIKCFESLEEELKTLRAKNNDLHDSYLSEQNKNKVLTGQLEEIKTQMKKQKELENGEAEIEEINLPSRIKHDRAKHRTVAAESAVSKQKSRELSPQHRRERIRNRDSFNSESYGQGSKRVTSPNLNSRRTAKASSTSALLDTLATDGKQIENKPTSSQRESGTPPAEVKKSREQPSVLSRYPPAAQEHKSWKSSSKPKNESALRGKAEKISQMFNDTHHCKSDELEDTLSKTENAVSSPEKGNKTHLTESSILLTETRISSTNCGPTNGAALSYRHYLSAEMLDTEPTSSKMENTPSVSFRRQHLEEDSVKVSKPQERESIDAPVEVTKPLPLAKSWLSSKSQEDLLQSHSVPQKEKTDQASTLNSNNSGLKSSFTRTKVSTAEEKGKDTVALNTFDLGPKKEPVSRDFTSSVGSFRTSPLEHNKRSCGEEELRRSSKTSAAGLKSRRQFSPREALRSQAVIKPAIVEKDMKEIMGGSGSGPEANSEKQPAVFKTVSHKMTSSITIYPSEPVTQRTSTTEPRKDQQQVSASNSRVIPNELSTVGKAANTPYEISINKSNMSLKSPGTDQNGDPVLRSRVGTVVSKSSITIKPSELLEKNSESAVDTLHWKSHGPPNSSEAKHVTVRSAWRTRQGLHSLEDSATKADENATPRDPYRSSTDLSKSEGTGPRLYAIEQNSRRASAGINSWNTPELDSRRTKSSLSASEMHSQKSSANEPVDDSPWSCPVLPEEHKDFVLSSRRKPFSSSEQLSWANTPRKRPESKLESSCQLPGSKAEGRRRWSKGYSEGN; encoded by the exons aTGGCAGATTATTCTGCTTATAAGGAGACCTCAAATCGTCATTTGCGTTTCAAGCTTCAGAGCCTCAGTCGCCGCCTTGATGAATTGGAGGAAGCTACCAAAAACCTCCAGAAAGCTGAGGATGAACTACTAGAGTTGCAGGACAAAGTAATCCAGGCAGAGGGTAGCAACTCGAGTATGCTAGCTGATGTGGAAACTCTGCGGAAGAGGGTTCTGAAAATCGAAGGGAAGGATGAGGAGATCAGGAAGGCAGAGGAGCTTTGCCAACTGATGAAGGAGAAGCTGGAGGAAGAAGAAAGTCTCACTCGGGAGCTGAAATCTGAAATTGAGCGGCTTCAGAAGCGAATGACAGAGCTGGAGAAGTTGGAGGATGCTTTTGGCCGGAGTAAGAACGACTGCACTCAGCTCTGCCTCAGCCTCAATGAGGAGAAAAACCTGACCAAGAAAATTTCAACAGAACTGGAAGTTCTTAAGGCCAAGGTAAAAGAACTTGAACAATCAGAAGACAGACTAGATAAAACTGAGCAGAGTTTGATGAGTGAGCTGGAAAAACTGAAATCTttagctgttgtttttgtaaatgaaagaaaacaCTTCACTGAAAAAGAGAAGCAGAATGAGAAGATAATTCAAGAGCTAACGCAAAAGTTAGAGCAAAACAATAAACTGAACCGAGCAGATCAGACGCGAAACACATCGAATCTGCTGGAGCGATCTTCTAATAGTATTCTTGAGAGAAATGATTTGAGgattgaagttgacttgacaaCATCTGCACTGTCCTCAaaagaaacaagaagaaaaggcAGCTTGGACTACCTTAAACTCATGGAAAATGAAACTCGAAATAAATCAGAAAACCAGAAGAATAAAAACCAAGAAGACAACAAAGTGaaagacttaaatcaagaaattgaAAAATTGAAGACTCAAATCAAATGTTTTGAGTCTTTAGAAGAAGAACTTAAAACCCTGAGAGCCAAAAATAATGACCTGCACGATAGTTATTTAAGTGAGCAGAATAAAAATAAGGTGCTCACAGGGCAACTTGAAGAAATAAAAACGCAGATGAAAAAGCAAAAAGAGCTTGAGAATGGCGAGGCAGAAATTGAAGAAATTAACTTGCCTAGCCGAATTAAGCATGATAGAGCTAAACACCGAACTGTTGCTGCTGAATCAGCTGTTTCAAAGCAAAAGTCCCGAGAACTTTCACCTCAGCATAGGCGGGAGAGGATACGTAATCGAGACTCATTTAATTCTGAGAGCTATGGCCAAGGTAGTAAACGGGTTACAAGTCCTAATCTGAACAGCAGGAGAACAGCCAAAGCGTCTAGTACTTCAGCATTGTTAGACACTTTAGCAACGGATGGCAAACAAATAGAAAACAAACCAACTTCATCACAGAGAGAGAGTGGCACACCGCCTGCTGAAGTCAAAAAATCTAGAGAGCAACCATCTGTGCTTAGCCGTTACCCACCTGCAGCGCAGGAGCACAAATCATGGAAGTCTTCTTCAAAACCCAAGAATGAAAGTGCATTGAGAGGTAAAGCCGAAAAAATATCCCAGATGTTCAACGACACTCATCACTGTAAATCTGATGAACTTGAAGACACGCTGAGCAAAACAGAAAATGCCGTATCATCTCCTGAAAAGGGAAATAAGACTCATCTCACAGAATCATCCATTCTTCTGACAGAGACTCGTATCTCAAGCACTAATTGTGGGCcaaccaatggagctgctttgtCCTATCGGCATTATCTCTCTGCAGAAATGTTAGATACTGAGCCCACCAGCTCAAAGATGGAAAACACACCATCAGTTTCATTTCGCAGACAGCACTTGGAAGAGGACTCTGTAAAGGTGTCTAAACCCCAAGAAAGAGAGTCTATAGATGCTCCAGTGGAAGTGACAAAGCCCTTACCTTTAGCAAAGTCTTGGCTTTCTTCAAAAAGCCAGGAAGATCTCTTGCAGAGTCATTCAGTTCCTCAAAAAGAAAAGACCGATCAGGCTTCTACTCTAAATTCAAACAACAGTGGCCTAAAATCATCGTTTACGAGAACCAAAGTTAGCACTGCAGAAGAGAAAGGTAAAGACACAGTTGCTCTTAATACATTTGATTTAGGGCCAAAGAAGGAACCTGTTTCTAGAGACTTCACAAGCTCGGTGGGATCTTTTCGGACCTCTCCCCTTGAGCATAACAAAAGGTCTTGTGGTGAAGAGGAACTCAGAAGGtcatccaaaacatctgcagcAGGGTTGAAATCCAGAAGGCAGTTCAGCCCAAGGGAAGCTTTGAGATCTCAAGCCGTCATCAAGCCTGCCATTGTGGAAAAAGACATGAAGGAAATCATGGGTGGTTCTGGGTCAGGGCCAGAAGCCAATTCTGAAAAGCAACCCGCTGTCTTTAAAACCGTGTCACACAAAATGACGAGCAGCATTACTATTTACCCGTCTGAGCCAGTTACTCAAAGGACCAGCACAACTGAACCCAGAAAGGACCAGCAGCAGGTTTCCGCTAGCAATAGTAGAGTCATTCCAAATGAGCTTTCCACAGTAGGGAAAGCAGCCAACACACCGTACGAGATCTCAATTAACAAGAGCAATATGTCTTTGAAGTCACCAGGGACTGATCAAAATGGGGATCCCGTTTTGAGAAGCAGGGTGGGAACAGTAGTCTCTAAAAGCAGCATTACAATCAAACCTTCTGAGTTACTTGAGAAGAACAGTGAATCAGCTGTGGACACACTTCACTGGAAAAGTCATGGCCCTCCAAACTCATCTGAAGCTAAACATGTCACAGTGAGAAGTGCGTGGCGAACAAGGCAAGGTTTGCACTCTTTGGAGGATTCTGCAACCAAAGCTGATGAAAATGCGACCCCTCGGGATCCATATAGGTCATCTACTGATCTTTCCAAATCAGAAGGGACTGGCCCACGCCTATATGCGATTGAGCAGAATTCCAGAAGGGCCAGTGCTGGTATAAACTCTTGGAACACTCCAGAATTAGACAGTAGAAGGACCAAAAGTAGCTTGAGTGCATCTGAGATGCACAGCCAGAAAAGTAGTGCCAATGAGCCTGTGGATGATTCTCCCTGGAGTTGCCCAGTATTACCT GAGGAACACAAAGACTTTGTTCTCAGTTCCAGAAGAAAACCATTCAGCTCCTCTGAGCAGCTCTCCTGGGCGAACACACCAAGGAAGAGGCCAGAAAGCAAGCTGGAGTCCTCCTGCCAGCTGCCAGGCAGCAAAGCCGAGGGACGGAGACGTTGGTCCAAAGGCTACTCAGAAGGAAACTGA